In Pseudomonas sp. FP1742, the DNA window AGGACGACGAAGGCCTGCGTTCGCACTACATCACCCTGGAAATGCAGATCGAAGACGCGCCGCGCGCCGATGAAATCGTCGTGGTACTGGGTTGCGCCGATGGCGGCCGCCTGCACCCACGCATCGGCAACCGTTACATCGACCTGGAAGAACTGGCGGCCGAGAACGCCCAGTAATCCGATCAGTCACCACAACAAAAAAGGCATGCAGGAGCGCTCCATGATTCGGCTCACCGCTGAACGCACCCCGGCTGGCACCAGTTACCTGGCGACCGGCCAAGGCCAGCCCGTGGTTTTGATCCACGGCGTGGGCCTGAACAAAGAAATGTGGGGCGGCCAGGTTGTTGGCCTGTCCACTAAATACCGTGTGATTGCCTACGACATGCTGGGTCACGGCGCCAGCCCGCGCCCGGAAATCGGCACGCCCCTGCTGGGCTATGCCGACCAGTTACTGGAGTTGCTCGACCATCTGCAATTGCCTCAGGCAACAGTGATCGGTTTTTCCATGGGCGGGCTGGTGGCACGGGCGTTTGCCTTGCATTACCCGCAACGCTTGCAAGGTTTGGTGGTGCTCAATAGCGTGTTCAACCGCAGCCCCGAGCAGCGTGCCGGCGTCATCGCGCGCACCGCTCAAGCGGCCGAGCATGGCCCGGACGCCAACGCCGAAGCCGCGTTGTCGCGCTGGTTCAGCCGTGAATACCAGGCAGCCAACCCGGCACAGATTGCCGCGCTGCGCCAGACCTTGGCGGGCAACGATCCGCAGGGCTACCTGACCACGTATGAGTTGTTCGCCACCCAGGACATGTACCGCGCGGAAGATCTAGGCAGCATTCAGGTGCCGACACTGGTCGCCACCGGCGAACTGGATCCCGGCTCGACACCGGAAATGGCCAAACAACTGGCCGAGCGAATTCCCGGCGCGACCGTTGCCGTGCTCGCCGAGCAGCGGCATATGATGCCCGTAGAATCGCCGCGCCTGGTCAACCAGCTGTTGCTGGAGTTTCTCGACACGGCAAACGCCCGACAAAACCAAATAAAGGGGATCGTTGCATGACACTCGCACGCTTCCAGATGTGCATCGGCGGTGAATGGGTCGATGCCCTCTCCGGCAAGACTTTTGAAAGCCTGAACCCTGCCCTGGCGCAAGCCTGGGCTGAATTACCCGATGCCGACGAAGCCGATGTCGAACGCGCCGTGCAGGCCGCGCAGACGGCTTTCGACAGCCCGGCCTGGCGCGGCTTGACCGCCACCGCTCGCGGCAAACTGCTGCGACGCCTCGGTGATCTGATCGCTGAGAACAAAGAACAACTGGCGCAGCTGGAAAGCCGCGACAATGGCAAGCTGATTCGCGAAACCCGCGGTCAGGTCAGCTACCTGCCGGAGTTTTTCCACTACACCGCGGGTCTGGCCGACAAACTCGAAGGCGGCACCCTGCCCCTCGATAAGCCCGATCTGTTTGCCTATACCGTGCATGAAGCCATGGGCGTAGTCGCGGCGATCATTC includes these proteins:
- a CDS encoding alpha/beta fold hydrolase gives rise to the protein MIRLTAERTPAGTSYLATGQGQPVVLIHGVGLNKEMWGGQVVGLSTKYRVIAYDMLGHGASPRPEIGTPLLGYADQLLELLDHLQLPQATVIGFSMGGLVARAFALHYPQRLQGLVVLNSVFNRSPEQRAGVIARTAQAAEHGPDANAEAALSRWFSREYQAANPAQIAALRQTLAGNDPQGYLTTYELFATQDMYRAEDLGSIQVPTLVATGELDPGSTPEMAKQLAERIPGATVAVLAEQRHMMPVESPRLVNQLLLEFLDTANARQNQIKGIVA